The following are from one region of the Halanaerobiales bacterium genome:
- a CDS encoding GGDEF domain-containing protein produces the protein MLYIIKRLRKLIIIVIIITALFFYWGVFSPLRTELQSSLRKEFERSVTITEHNVENTFNRYIEGAESISSRTMIKNKLAQYLNSEISLNKLKNYTDEKYSDGIRVLDNILGAYRISNNKIISSWGEENIKNLEDDIKFNNRKTQIKILEDELYFLVNSPIIKNEVKLGNDILIYKLKDILNEINKQNIKYNIIYDNNLEKERLIIGDNIKDFRRLLNTNYWLKAKMPKKDLYNTLNSLSIKIIGGFIILLILIITIFYKTLNYTSKEVIKNLKMKAEIDEMLNIYNRTKFMEKLKLETERSHRYKSDVSLIMFDVDYFKEINDNYGHLVGDDILKSLINIVKNEIREVDFLARYGGDEFIIINPETKLKESVKLAERLRFKIENSEFEKIDKVSCSFGVAELREDDDIDSFIKRVDDALYEAKEKGRNKVIKG, from the coding sequence ATGTTATATATTATTAAAAGATTAAGAAAGCTGATAATTATTGTAATAATAATTACAGCTTTATTTTTTTACTGGGGAGTATTTTCTCCCTTAAGAACTGAATTGCAATCAAGCCTGAGGAAAGAATTTGAGCGATCTGTGACTATAACAGAACATAATGTAGAAAATACTTTTAATAGATATATAGAGGGAGCAGAAAGTATTTCCAGCAGGACAATGATAAAAAACAAATTAGCACAATATTTAAATAGTGAAATATCTCTAAATAAACTTAAAAATTATACTGATGAAAAATATTCAGATGGGATCAGAGTATTGGATAATATATTAGGAGCTTATCGAATTTCTAATAATAAAATCATTAGTAGTTGGGGAGAAGAAAATATTAAAAATTTAGAAGATGATATAAAATTTAATAATAGGAAAACTCAAATTAAAATTTTAGAAGATGAACTATATTTTCTGGTTAATTCTCCAATAATAAAAAATGAAGTAAAACTGGGAAATGATATATTAATTTATAAATTAAAAGATATATTAAATGAAATTAACAAACAAAATATAAAATACAATATAATTTATGATAATAATTTAGAAAAAGAAAGATTAATTATTGGAGATAATATCAAAGATTTTCGAAGATTGCTGAACACTAATTACTGGTTAAAAGCTAAAATGCCCAAAAAAGATTTATATAATACACTTAATAGTTTATCAATCAAAATCATTGGTGGTTTTATAATATTACTTATATTAATTATTACTATTTTTTATAAAACATTAAATTATACTTCCAAAGAAGTAATCAAAAACCTAAAAATGAAAGCTGAAATTGATGAAATGTTAAATATATATAACCGGACAAAATTTATGGAAAAATTAAAATTAGAAACTGAAAGATCACATAGATATAAGAGTGATGTATCTCTAATAATGTTTGATGTGGATTATTTTAAAGAGATCAATGATAATTATGGTCATTTAGTAGGGGATGACATATTAAAATCATTAATTAATATTGTGAAAAATGAAATTAGAGAAGTTGATTTTTTAGCAAGATATGGAGGAGATGAATTTATAATAATTAATCCTGAAACTAAATTAAAAGAATCAGTAAAATTAGCAGAAAGATTGAGATTTAAAATAGAAAATAGTGAATTTGAAAAAATTGATAAAGTAAGCTGTAGTTTTGGAGTAGCAGAGTTACGAGAAGATGATGATATTGATTCTTTTATAAAAAGAGTTGATGATGCTCTTTATGAGGCTAAAGAAAAAGGAAGAAATAAGGTTATAAAAGGATAA
- a CDS encoding ATPase domain-containing protein: MNNKLLKTGIEGLDEILGGGLISERFYLVRGGPGTGKTTLGLHFLLEGLKNNDKLLFVSMTEDIEKIKENARNFGFPVNKINFLDLSPGSDFISENKDYNLFSSSQMEQKPIIDKLTNKIKEVEPERIFFDGFTQLKYLSSDNFKFRKQILSLVQFVKKYNSTILLTSEVGEKNTDDDLQFIVDGIINMKYKNQEHSLKIKKYRGASFNKGNHPFKFKEDGIKVYPKLVSSDCKHIYNGEQISSGISEIDRLLYGGIEKGTSTIITGPSGAGKTTLGTQFVEKSVENGLKSIIYTFEESYKTLLERSKSINIPLDKMEESGNLLIKRVSPLEYSPQEFSYRVRKDVEKYDISIVLLDSISGYFLSFRNFHEEHNMIRGLHALCEFLKNNGITVFMINEIKNITGDFQATDSNTSYLADNIIFLRFLEVNGKLEKSIGVLKKRMSNFENKMRKFEITSKGIKVGKPLTKMRGILSGNPEFIGSDVEVE; the protein is encoded by the coding sequence ATGAATAATAAACTATTAAAAACTGGAATTGAAGGACTTGATGAAATTTTGGGGGGAGGATTGATATCTGAAAGATTTTATTTAGTAAGAGGAGGACCAGGAACTGGAAAAACAACTCTAGGTTTGCATTTTTTGCTTGAAGGTTTAAAAAATAATGATAAACTACTTTTTGTTAGTATGACTGAAGATATAGAAAAAATTAAAGAAAATGCCAGAAATTTCGGTTTTCCAGTAAATAAAATTAATTTTTTGGATTTAAGCCCAGGTTCAGACTTTATATCTGAAAATAAAGATTATAATCTTTTTTCTTCCTCACAAATGGAACAAAAACCTATAATTGATAAATTGACTAATAAAATTAAGGAAGTTGAACCAGAAAGAATATTTTTTGATGGATTTACTCAATTAAAATATTTATCTTCTGATAATTTTAAATTCAGAAAACAAATTTTGTCTCTTGTACAGTTTGTAAAAAAATATAATTCCACTATTTTATTAACCTCTGAAGTTGGTGAAAAAAACACTGATGATGATTTGCAATTTATTGTTGATGGGATAATAAATATGAAATATAAAAATCAAGAACATAGTTTAAAAATTAAAAAATATAGAGGAGCCAGTTTTAATAAAGGTAATCATCCGTTTAAATTTAAAGAAGATGGGATTAAAGTATACCCTAAATTAGTAAGTTCTGATTGTAAACACATATATAATGGAGAGCAAATATCATCTGGAATATCTGAAATTGACAGGCTTTTATATGGTGGCATTGAAAAAGGAACTTCTACAATAATTACCGGTCCAAGTGGGGCAGGTAAAACTACTTTAGGAACTCAGTTTGTAGAAAAAAGTGTAGAAAATGGGTTGAAGTCAATAATATATACTTTTGAAGAAAGTTACAAAACTTTGTTAGAAAGAAGTAAATCTATAAACATCCCTTTAGATAAAATGGAAGAAAGCGGGAATTTACTCATCAAAAGAGTAAGTCCTTTAGAATATTCACCTCAGGAATTTTCTTATAGAGTTAGAAAAGATGTAGAAAAATATGATATATCCATAGTTTTATTAGATTCAATATCCGGATATTTTTTATCCTTTAGGAATTTTCATGAGGAGCATAATATGATTAGAGGTTTACATGCTTTATGTGAATTCTTAAAAAATAATGGAATTACTGTTTTTATGATTAATGAAATTAAAAATATAACTGGTGACTTTCAGGCTACTGATTCAAATACCAGTTATTTAGCTGATAATATAATATTTTTAAGATTTTTAGAAGTAAATGGCAAATTGGAAAAATCTATTGGAGTTTTGAAAAAAAGGATGAGCAATTTTGAAAATAAAATGAGAAAATTTGAAATTACCAGTAAAGGAATAAAAGTAGGTAAACCTTTAACTAAAATGAGAGGAATTTTAAGTGGTAATCCAGAGTTCATAGGTTCAGATGTGGAGGTTGAATAA
- a CDS encoding PAS domain-containing protein — protein sequence METKVFLRGENVFKEVSITSTIKPELSDEFLNKWQKIVDLLSEMLDVPAALIMRINEDNMEVLLKNKNKENPYNKGDKESLGKGLYCETVIGKDQYLSIDNAINNDKWKDNPDVELNMLSYYGLPIKWPDKEVFGTICVLDKKTNNLNKNQKKLLARFKDVIEDDLELIISKKELEKQRRLFEKLLNYSLEAIVLLDEDFKVIKANSQFEIIFGYRKNEILGKKINDLIVPVNEKKNFLKNKKEVLTGKDIETVVKRKTKNRETRLISLNLFRVKLTNNRFGVYAVYNDISNKKKRENAIKDIKNKLHLAVKGANIGVWDWNIKSGDFYFNENWARILGYELDDLENNIKTWKKLVYEKDKDSIEKELNNHLNGKSEGYEKEYRIKTKSGNLKWIKDIGKVTERSERGEPIRMVGVQIDIDNK from the coding sequence ATGGAGACCAAAGTTTTTTTAAGAGGAGAAAATGTTTTTAAAGAAGTATCAATCACCTCTACAATAAAACCAGAATTAAGTGATGAATTTTTAAATAAATGGCAAAAAATAGTTGATTTATTATCTGAAATGCTTGATGTACCTGCTGCTCTAATTATGAGAATAAATGAAGACAATATGGAAGTATTATTAAAAAATAAAAATAAAGAAAATCCTTATAATAAAGGAGATAAAGAATCTTTAGGAAAAGGACTATATTGTGAAACTGTAATTGGAAAAGATCAGTATCTTTCTATTGATAATGCAATCAATAATGATAAGTGGAAGGATAATCCTGATGTAGAGTTGAATATGTTATCTTATTATGGTTTGCCTATTAAATGGCCTGATAAAGAAGTATTTGGAACTATATGTGTACTTGATAAAAAAACTAATAATTTAAATAAAAACCAAAAAAAATTATTAGCCAGGTTCAAAGATGTTATAGAAGATGATTTAGAGCTTATCATATCCAAAAAAGAGTTAGAAAAGCAAAGAAGGCTTTTTGAAAAATTATTAAATTATTCTTTAGAAGCTATTGTCTTACTTGATGAAGATTTTAAAGTTATTAAAGCTAATTCACAATTCGAGATAATATTTGGGTATAGAAAGAATGAAATTTTAGGTAAAAAAATCAATGATTTAATTGTACCAGTTAATGAAAAGAAGAATTTCTTAAAAAATAAAAAAGAAGTATTAACAGGTAAGGATATAGAAACTGTAGTTAAAAGAAAAACTAAAAATAGAGAAACCAGACTTATATCTTTGAATTTATTTAGAGTCAAATTAACAAATAACAGGTTTGGAGTATATGCAGTTTATAATGATATATCAAACAAAAAAAAGAGAGAAAATGCGATTAAAGATATCAAAAATAAATTACATTTAGCTGTAAAAGGAGCCAATATTGGTGTCTGGGACTGGAATATAAAATCAGGTGACTTTTATTTTAATGAAAATTGGGCCAGAATTTTGGGTTATGAGCTAGATGATCTTGAAAACAATATTAAAACCTGGAAAAAATTAGTATATGAAAAAGATAAAGATTCTATTGAAAAGGAATTAAATAATCATCTAAATGGAAAAAGTGAAGGATATGAAAAAGAATATCGGATAAAAACCAAATCTGGTAATTTAAAATGGATAAAAGATATTGGAAAGGTAACTGAAAGAAGTGAAAGAGGAGAACCTATAAGGATGGTTGGGGTCCAAATAGATATTGATAATAAATGA
- a CDS encoding diguanylate cyclase has translation MTSNQLGNQLDLIDKSKIRLIIGHKENRTILKEYLKKDYKVLLKDFNYKDEESEKADMLIVDEKGFKKYKEKIFKIKKSNISLYQPLLLITSTSSENIPDDFLQIIDEIVQVPIKKNILYSRIQNLLNVRSLFLSTQIYQNLTEENPVGICILFKNKEIKYVNNSFLEIIDKNRKNVLNKNISEFFPKKIVNKHIKSDLENNENKFNFKLKRDQDEIWVDIHLSKMKFKNIKLKLLIVVDVTEQKKTEEEIRYLRFHDQLTGLYNRDYFMEEIKRLDTKRQLPLTLIMVDINSLKLINDVYGHDRGDFLIKNASEILENNLRDEDILARIGGDEFAIILPDTSKAKGKEIINRINKKCKEFDEKGIIISLALGLATKEKTGQDVEEIFKIADDRMYKNKTTKSKKVREKIISNIKYNLKEKTNESKEHLTEMKNIAAKFSEKLNLDSSQKNKLLLLAETHDIGKVSLSTEFFQKDKKLTKSECKKLEEHTDYGYRICRSIPKLNSIAEEILSHHERWDGKGYPKGLKGQGIPYLARIIAIIDNYLFLKESNNQKEDTIIEKIKEKAGNELDPQLTKIFIDMLN, from the coding sequence ATGACTTCTAATCAATTAGGAAACCAACTAGATTTAATTGACAAAAGTAAAATAAGATTAATTATTGGTCATAAAGAAAATAGAACTATTTTAAAAGAATATTTAAAAAAAGACTATAAAGTACTATTAAAAGATTTTAATTATAAAGATGAAGAATCAGAGAAAGCCGATATGTTAATAGTAGATGAAAAAGGTTTTAAAAAATATAAAGAAAAGATCTTTAAAATAAAAAAATCAAATATTTCACTATACCAGCCATTGCTTTTAATAACCAGCACTTCTTCAGAAAATATCCCAGATGATTTTTTGCAAATAATAGATGAAATAGTACAGGTTCCAATCAAAAAAAACATATTATATTCTAGAATCCAGAATTTATTAAATGTTAGGTCTTTGTTTTTATCAACTCAAATTTATCAAAATTTAACAGAAGAAAATCCAGTTGGGATTTGTATTTTATTTAAAAATAAAGAAATCAAATATGTTAATAATTCATTTTTAGAAATCATAGATAAAAATCGAAAAAATGTATTAAATAAAAATATAAGTGAATTTTTCCCTAAAAAAATTGTAAATAAACATATAAAATCTGATTTAGAAAATAATGAAAATAAATTTAATTTTAAATTAAAAAGAGATCAGGACGAGATTTGGGTAGATATCCATCTTTCTAAAATGAAATTCAAAAATATAAAATTAAAATTATTAATTGTAGTAGATGTTACTGAACAGAAAAAAACAGAAGAAGAAATCAGGTATTTAAGATTTCATGATCAGTTAACCGGTCTCTATAACCGAGATTATTTTATGGAAGAAATAAAAAGATTGGATACCAAAAGACAATTACCTTTAACATTAATAATGGTAGATATTAATAGTTTAAAATTAATAAATGATGTTTATGGACATGACCGAGGAGATTTTTTAATTAAGAATGCGTCAGAAATTTTAGAAAATAATCTAAGAGATGAAGATATACTGGCTAGAATTGGGGGAGATGAATTTGCAATTATTCTTCCTGATACCAGTAAAGCTAAAGGTAAAGAAATAATTAATAGGATTAATAAAAAATGCAAAGAATTTGATGAAAAAGGAATAATAATTAGTCTTGCTTTAGGTCTGGCTACAAAAGAAAAAACCGGTCAGGATGTTGAAGAAATTTTTAAAATTGCTGATGATAGGATGTATAAAAATAAAACTACAAAAAGTAAAAAAGTAAGAGAAAAGATAATAAGTAATATAAAATATAATCTTAAAGAAAAAACTAATGAATCAAAAGAACATCTTACTGAAATGAAAAATATAGCTGCTAAGTTTTCTGAAAAGCTGAATCTGGACAGCTCACAAAAAAATAAATTATTGCTTTTAGCTGAAACACATGATATAGGTAAAGTTTCACTTTCAACAGAATTTTTTCAAAAGGATAAAAAACTTACAAAAAGTGAGTGTAAAAAATTAGAAGAGCATACTGACTATGGATACCGAATCTGCAGGTCAATACCGAAATTAAATTCTATTGCTGAGGAAATATTATCTCATCATGAACGCTGGGATGGTAAAGGCTATCCAAAGGGGTTAAAAGGCCAAGGGATACCATATTTAGCTAGGATAATAGCCATTATTGATAATTATTTATTTTTAAAAGAATCAAATAATCAAAAAGAAGATACAATAATAGAAAAAATAAAAGAAAAAGCTGGAAATGAACTTGATCCTCAATTAACTAAGATTTTTATAGATATGTTAAATTAG
- a CDS encoding diguanylate cyclase, translating to ENRKQYWNKLKENELIKYETTHLTKEGKRFPVEIRSQYLEYEGNEYELIFAQNITKRKKAKEKLKFSQERYKTIFNSSPIGIIIEDEKGDILEVNKTMTEMSGYNKEELEGSNIIDKFVLPKFKDLARKNIKKLINGTDLEYDIKTPKKNGEIKNYHLKETNITLPDGDKGIISMHLDITERKQLEKDLKENNNLLNSVLESIQDGISVLNPDLTIRYTNSKMKEWYQHGLPFKGEKCFEGYYNKDKRCEDCPVIRSLETGKMAREVKELSEKFDIDYIEIFSYPIFSEKNNEITGIVEFVRDISDRKEKEKEINYILYKDSLTGLYNRRFFEAEMERLDTKRQLPLSIIMGDLNGLKIINDSYGHEKGDQMLIETARMLKEVLREEDILARHGGDEFTILLPKTSNQEAQKIVKRINAKERKVGKDQIPISIGMGVATKKENSENIREILKEADNKMYNNKLSESRSTKNKIVENLINTLGAKSSETKEHAIRMTKMAYDLGNNIGLSNSEINRLSLLATLHDIGKTTISEDILKKPGKLTKEEWELIKEHPQRGYKIASASEEFALISEDILSHHERWDGSGYPNGLRGEDIPYLARIISILDAYDVMTSNRPYSKAVSEDKALTEINDCAGSQFDPNLAQEFIELKVSEGG from the coding sequence CTAAAAGAAAAAAAGCAAAAGAGAAATTAAAATTTAGTCAGGAAAGATATAAAACAATATTTAATTCTTCTCCAATTGGTATAATCATTGAAGATGAAAAAGGAGATATTCTGGAAGTTAATAAAACTATGACTGAGATGTCTGGCTATAATAAGGAAGAATTAGAAGGTAGTAATATTATCGATAAATTTGTTTTACCAAAATTTAAAGACCTTGCTCGTAAAAATATAAAAAAATTAATAAATGGAACTGATCTGGAATATGATATAAAAACACCGAAAAAAAATGGGGAAATAAAAAATTACCATCTTAAAGAAACAAATATTACTCTACCTGATGGAGATAAAGGGATTATCTCTATGCATCTTGATATAACAGAGAGAAAACAACTGGAAAAAGACCTTAAAGAAAATAATAATTTACTAAATAGTGTTTTAGAAAGTATTCAGGATGGAATTAGTGTTTTAAATCCAGATTTAACTATTCGCTATACTAATTCTAAAATGAAAGAATGGTATCAGCATGGCTTGCCTTTTAAAGGTGAAAAGTGTTTTGAAGGTTATTATAATAAAGATAAAAGATGTGAAGATTGTCCGGTTATAAGAAGTCTGGAAACAGGTAAAATGGCTAGAGAAGTTAAAGAATTATCAGAAAAGTTTGATATAGATTATATAGAAATTTTTAGTTATCCTATATTTTCTGAAAAAAATAATGAAATTACAGGAATAGTAGAATTTGTTAGAGATATTTCAGATCGCAAAGAAAAAGAAAAGGAAATTAATTATATTTTATATAAGGATTCCCTGACAGGTTTATATAATAGAAGATTTTTTGAAGCAGAAATGGAAAGATTGGATACAAAACGTCAGTTACCTTTAAGTATTATAATGGGAGATTTAAATGGATTAAAGATAATAAATGATAGTTATGGCCATGAAAAAGGTGATCAGATGTTAATTGAAACTGCCAGAATGTTAAAAGAGGTACTGAGAGAAGAGGATATTTTAGCAAGACATGGTGGTGATGAGTTTACTATTTTGCTTCCGAAAACCAGTAACCAGGAAGCACAAAAAATTGTTAAACGAATTAATGCTAAAGAGAGAAAAGTTGGTAAAGATCAAATTCCTATTTCTATTGGTATGGGAGTTGCCACTAAAAAAGAGAATAGTGAAAATATAAGAGAAATTTTAAAAGAAGCAGATAATAAGATGTATAATAATAAATTGTCTGAAAGTAGAAGTACTAAAAACAAAATTGTGGAAAACTTAATAAATACCTTAGGTGCCAAAAGTTCTGAAACTAAAGAACATGCTATTAGAATGACAAAAATGGCCTATGATTTAGGTAATAATATTGGTTTATCTAATTCAGAAATAAATAGATTATCACTACTTGCTACTTTACATGATATAGGTAAAACTACTATTTCAGAGGATATTCTAAAAAAACCAGGTAAGCTGACAAAAGAAGAATGGGAGTTAATAAAAGAACATCCTCAAAGAGGATATAAAATAGCTTCAGCTTCAGAAGAATTTGCTTTGATTTCTGAAGATATATTATCTCACCATGAAAGATGGGATGGTAGTGGTTATCCTAATGGACTTAGGGGGGAGGATATTCCCTACTTAGCCAGAATTATTTCTATTTTAGATGCTTATGATGTAATGACAAGTAATAGACCTTATAGTAAAGCAGTTTCTGAGGATAAAGCTTTAACTGAAATAAATGATTGTGCTGGAAGTCAGTTTGACCCTAATCTTGCTCAAGAATTTATAGAATTAAAAGTTAGTGAAGGAGGTTAG
- a CDS encoding HD domain-containing phosphohydrolase has product MEHPFQKIKDLEMFNSAPVGIFRTTSAGEVLAVNKTMAEMLGFQNPKEAINAYNDLKKELYADPSRRDEFIKALKDKDKVENFEYEAVKPGGETIWLNMNAKISHKENKDKFMIEGYVFDITKRKKMQKELEEKKQELFASNVELSAYNEEMKAMNEELEKSFEEMNKLNKRFVDMIELVAKMEDKTLLNEEEFFQELLDNAIEIVPEADYGKIGIIDKDDKFKVLDAVGHNRNLISNIKIEKNIIFNINKKGVFKSKGHCLDYEKISLSKKETLDKILKPIKKSLCINIRINNKTVARISLDIKEGSTEEFSKITEKILKSFANLASAFFAFKRFDKLRTNFTKELVTSVINLMEMYDVYTKGHSENVAKLASGIAEKMKLPKKLIKDTYWAGLVHDIGKLLIPLDVLNKDGKLNDQEYELIKKHPINGKKALANSESLEHIAKFVLHHHERWDGNGYPEGLKEDEIPLISQILVVADSWDAMLSKRSYRKPLSRSEAIKEIRENRGAQFSPKVVDTFLNVIRNEGGKYLRADVVNNELKKNNKNEEEFDKLISFKKFFKESQEGIVLLDENFNIIETNKYFKDIFGFKEGELTGVDIKKVVPEEKHSETDKLVNNLKKGNGINTTTYRRKRNGEFIDVSIQAFPLTSTDNSIIGYYLIYRDITEKKKTKKELRKQKEFSQNILDTLSANIVILDEEGIIRYTNKSWRTFANNNGANQNKTGKGVDYLKVLKEAKKQGEEEAAKAYQGIKSVMNGNKNKFKMDYPCHSPDKKRWFRMEIRDFENRGSCYVLIQHENITELKIERESG; this is encoded by the coding sequence ATGGAGCACCCTTTTCAAAAAATAAAAGATTTGGAAATGTTTAATTCAGCTCCAGTAGGAATTTTTAGAACAACTTCTGCTGGTGAAGTGCTGGCCGTCAATAAAACTATGGCTGAAATGTTAGGGTTTCAAAATCCAAAAGAAGCTATAAATGCATATAATGACTTAAAAAAAGAATTATATGCAGACCCCAGTCGAAGGGATGAGTTTATAAAAGCTTTAAAAGATAAAGATAAAGTTGAAAACTTTGAATATGAAGCTGTTAAACCAGGTGGTGAAACTATCTGGCTTAATATGAATGCTAAAATTAGTCATAAAGAAAATAAAGATAAATTTATGATTGAAGGATATGTATTTGATATAACTAAAAGAAAGAAAATGCAAAAAGAACTTGAAGAAAAAAAGCAGGAACTTTTTGCTTCTAATGTTGAATTAAGTGCCTATAATGAAGAAATGAAAGCTATGAATGAAGAATTAGAAAAATCATTTGAAGAAATGAATAAATTGAATAAAAGATTTGTTGATATGATTGAATTGGTTGCCAAAATGGAAGATAAAACTTTGTTGAATGAAGAAGAATTTTTTCAAGAACTTCTAGATAATGCTATCGAAATTGTACCTGAAGCTGATTATGGAAAAATAGGAATTATAGATAAAGATGATAAGTTTAAAGTTTTGGATGCTGTCGGTCATAATAGAAATTTGATTAGTAATATTAAAATAGAAAAAAATATTATATTTAATATAAATAAAAAAGGAGTGTTCAAATCTAAAGGACACTGTCTTGATTATGAAAAAATAAGCCTCTCAAAAAAAGAAACTTTAGATAAAATTTTAAAACCAATAAAGAAATCATTATGTATAAATATTAGAATAAATAATAAAACTGTAGCAAGAATTTCTTTAGATATTAAAGAGGGTAGCACAGAAGAATTTAGTAAAATCACTGAAAAAATATTGAAATCATTTGCAAATCTAGCCTCAGCTTTTTTTGCTTTTAAAAGGTTTGATAAATTAAGAACTAACTTTACTAAAGAGTTAGTAACTTCAGTTATAAATTTAATGGAAATGTATGATGTGTATACTAAAGGTCATTCAGAAAATGTAGCTAAATTAGCCTCAGGAATAGCTGAAAAAATGAAATTACCTAAAAAATTAATAAAAGATACTTATTGGGCTGGACTTGTCCATGATATTGGAAAGCTGTTAATTCCTCTGGATGTTTTAAATAAAGATGGAAAACTTAATGATCAAGAATATGAGTTAATAAAAAAACATCCTATTAATGGGAAAAAAGCCCTGGCTAATTCAGAATCACTGGAACATATTGCGAAATTTGTACTACATCATCATGAAAGGTGGGATGGGAACGGTTATCCAGAAGGTCTAAAAGAAGATGAAATTCCTTTAATATCTCAAATTTTAGTAGTGGCTGACTCCTGGGATGCTATGCTTTCTAAAAGATCATATCGTAAGCCTTTAAGTAGAAGTGAAGCTATAAAAGAAATAAGAGAAAATAGGGGTGCCCAATTTTCACCTAAAGTTGTAGATACTTTTCTAAATGTTATTAGAAATGAAGGGGGAAAATATTTAAGAGCAGATGTAGTAAATAATGAGTTGAAAAAAAATAATAAAAATGAAGAAGAATTTGATAAGTTAATATCATTTAAGAAATTTTTCAAAGAATCTCAGGAAGGTATTGTACTTTTAGATGAAAATTTTAATATAATAGAAACAAATAAATATTTCAAAGATATATTTGGTTTTAAAGAAGGTGAGCTTACTGGAGTTGATATTAAAAAAGTTGTACCTGAAGAAAAACATTCAGAAACTGATAAATTGGTTAATAACTTAAAAAAAGGAAATGGTATAAATACTACTACTTATCGTAGAAAAAGAAATGGAGAATTTATTGATGTTTCAATACAGGCTTTTCCTTTAACTTCAACTGATAATTCTATTATAGGTTATTACTTAATTTATAGAGATATTACTGAAAAGAAAAAAACAAAGAAAGAATTGAGAAAACAAAAAGAATTTTCTCAGAATATTTTAGATACTTTATCTGCAAATATAGTTATATTAGATGAAGAGGGGATTATTAGATATACAAACAAATCATGGAGGACTTTTGCAAATAATAATGGAGCAAATCAAAATAAAACAGGAAAAGGAGTAGACTATCTAAAGGTATTAAAAGAGGCTAAAAAGCAGGGAGAAGAAGAAGCTGCTAAAGCCTATCAGGGAATTAAAAGTGTGATGAATGGAAATAAGAATAAGTTTAAAATGGATTATCCCTGTCATTCCCCTGATAAAAAAAGATGGTTTAGAATGGAAATAAGAGATTTTGAAAATAGGGGATCTTGTTATGTTTTAATTCAACATGAAAATATTACTGAATTAAAGATTGAAAGGGAAAGTGGATAA